The window CCGGTCTCCAGGGCGATGGTGTGCAGCTGAGCGCACAGCTGGGTGACGAGGTGGAGGCCGTGGCCGCCGACGCGGCGGGCATCACGATCCCGCGGCTCGGGCGGCCGGGAAGAGCCGTCGCGCACGGCGATCCGCAAGAGGGCGGCGTCGGGTATGACCTCCAGCTCGAGCCCACCGGGGCCCGGTGCGTGCCGGTAGGCGTTGGTGACGAGCTCGCTGACCACGAGCTCGGCGTCCTGGGACGCCCGGTGCTCCGGTGGGTGCCCCGCACGGGTGAGCAGCGCGCGCACCGCTTGCCTGGCTTCGGCGACGGGCGGGTGGTCTGCGTCCCAGACGGTGCTGTACCGCAGGGGCGCCGTCGGTTCTCGTTCATCCGGTGCCTGATCTGTGAGCGCAATGGCCATGGCAGCGTTCCTGTTGGTCGTTCCTTACCTGATCACATTGTGTAGCTGTCGGGCTGGTTCGCTTACCCGCTGTCGTCGCACTCGTGGTTTCGACGTCAGCTGGCAGCCGTGGGGCCGGTGCGGGCGATCCTGAAGTGGTCGTATGTCCCGCTGAGGGTCAGCAGCCTGGTGACGGCCGGTTGCAGGGGCCCGAGGAGGACGAGGTCGCGGCCGTCGGCACAGTGGCGCCGGCGGGCGTCGAGCAAGGCGTTGAGGAGCATGCTGTCGGCGAAGGTGACCTGGGACAAGTCCACCGCCGTGGTGGAAGGCGCTGCCTGATCGGCCTCGGCGAAGGCTGCTTCGACGGCGTCGGTTTCGTCGTGGTCCACTTCCCCGCGCATGGTGATCAGCGAGACCTGCTCATAGCGTGTGACGTGCACTTTCGTCTCGAAGGCGGCGGGCATCGCGCCATCTTCACACCAGGTCCCCGCAGAATCCAATCG of the Streptomyces sp. 1222.5 genome contains:
- a CDS encoding STAS domain-containing protein, which encodes MPAAFETKVHVTRYEQVSLITMRGEVDHDETDAVEAAFAEADQAAPSTTAVDLSQVTFADSMLLNALLDARRRHCADGRDLVLLGPLQPAVTRLLTLSGTYDHFRIARTGPTAAS
- a CDS encoding ATP-binding protein, which codes for MAIALTDQAPDEREPTAPLRYSTVWDADHPPVAEARQAVRALLTRAGHPPEHRASQDAELVVSELVTNAYRHAPGPGGLELEVIPDAALLRIAVRDGSSRPPEPRDRDARRVGGHGLHLVTQLCAQLHTIALETGKQVVAHLHLHSRT